aaatattaacatagaaattaaataagacattaattttttttcagaatgGTTTCTCTCAACTCTTTTCCGGCAACCTATAAATCTCTTAAATAAAGTGTCTGAACAACGTCTCAATAATGATTGGAGCAAATTTACAATAAACTCGTTTAAATTAATCGGTGACATTGTCACTAAATATGATAGTgctgttatatattatgaagaCATTGTCACGGTAAGTTAAACAATcttgttgtaatttatttatttatataagttacataAAACAACAGAAAAAGATCCTGAGGGCTATTTGTCTATTGCAAGGGTACCGTGGTAGATCACCAACAATGAAGTTCAGGAGCACCTCGAAATGAAAAGAAATGGAGTTTggaataacataacataatcagcctgtaaatttcccactgctgggctaaggcctcctctcccgttgaggagaaggtacggagcatattccaccacgctgctccaatgcgggttggtggaatacacatgtggcagaatttcgttgaaattagacacatgtaggtttcctcacgatgttttccttcaccgccgagcacgagatgaattataaacacaaattaagcacacgaaaactcagtggtgcctgcctgggtttgaacccgaaatcatcggttaagatgcacgcgttctaaccactgggccatctcggcaggGTTTGGAAACTAAATACAAAGAGTGGTGGTACTGGTGGTGAGGCTAAGGCATACTATGGTACTCATTTGCGTCCATGAACACAGGTGGCATATTATTACCTCCCATAATCCAGTGGGGAGGCGAATACGTCATATGGAGCATGatctacgattttttttttttttctccgaggcatgggagtgtaaaacccaataacttttagtTTTGCTTTAAGGGCTCGGCTCACTACACATAATTTTTTTCGTCCAAAATTTTTGCTTCTTCTGACAAATTACGGGCACGATCTTGGGACGGTGTGTGGAGTGAGTAGACTCCTCTATTTGCATAAATATGACCAATAAGTCAATGATTTTGTTCAATGCTTAATGCACTTTCCGTTTCAGCTCTGCCTCTTACCATATGACGCTCAAACTCGACAACAGGCTCTGTCATGTCTCACAAGTGTGGTCACCCGGTCGCCATTGGGGGCCAGGGATTTGAACCAACATTTGATCGCCCTCGAAATGGCTACCACATGTAAAGCGCCACTTGCGGTGTTAATTGGTAAGATTTTGGTAAATTAGGTATCTGACCGAGCTAGGACTGCTCTGCTCCAACGGTCATCATTCGATATACGTGACCACTATGCAGTATTCATTTAAACGATAATTGTAAGCAGATTTAACCGAAAGTAAACTGGGCAACTGCTCTAGGGCCTCCACCATATACAAAGATAAACGTATTGTTTATAAATCTGACtgacagaaattaaattatcaaattcatttgtaaagtaataaatagGACCTCCACTGCTCCAGGACCTCAACTCGTCTGTAGCAGGCCCTTTAAATTCGGCTCTGATTATATGCTGTGTCGGTATTTCCGGTTTTTATCTGATTCACGTGTGTTAACTCCTGTGTCTTCTCAACACAGCCCTTCCAACAAAATCGAAACATATTTTGTTGGGGAAAACCTGACCATCAGttcttataatgtttatatgtaactaTTCGTATTGAGCATTAGGAGCCATATTTTTGAAttacttcaaaatcaaaatatactttattcaagtaggctcatacaagcacttttgaatcgtcatttaagaaactatactaagtgaagctaccaccggttcgtaatgcagatgctaccgagaagaaccggcaagaaactcagttgttaccCTTTTTCAACAACAATATTGGGatgttcttgaataaagtaacctccaatatatatttgtattgtattttaaccATCCATTCGAAGTCAATgcgtcatcaaccttgggaactgagatgttatgtcccttgtgcctggagtTACACTCTGAGTGAGTGACACCTTTCGAACCGGACATCAgtccatacttatattataaatgaaaaagtaaatctATCTGTCTATTGCTTTTTCACTTCTAAAAcactgaagcgaatttgatgaaaccATAGACCATACTACTTTTTATGTTGTTATACCTGCCGACCATTAAAAAGCGAAGCCGACGACGACTAGTGCTAAATTTGCTGTTTGGggatagatataatattatgacgacctccgtggtcgagtagtgtgtacaccggttttcatgggtacgccactccgaggtcccgggttcgattcccggccgagtcgatgtagaaaaagttcattagttttctatgttgtctcgggtctgggtgtttgtggtagcgtcgttacttctgatttccataacacaagtgcttttgctacttacattggaatcggAGTAATGTACGtgttgttcaataaaaaaaaaaaaaagaacgaacGTATTTCAGATATTCATGAACTTCAGCGTATAGGTTGACGCAAGACATCGTGAAcgaatataagattttaaattaacatggttatttttattactaacagtatctaaaacgggatatttaccatgttttttatttttatttggtggagctcgatatttcgacgttaTCTACGAATGAACAAGAcattttagatactgttagtaattgtGAACGAAGttgcacatttaaaaaaaaaaagattagtgAGCGGTAGCCAGACGGCCCTACCACCTAAAAGATAAACGTGTTACTTCCAGGTGCAATATGTGAACACCACCCGGATGTGGTCGAAGCGCAAATGACAAATATATGGAGAGTGTTCCTCAACTTACTGGATTCGAACAAACACacagtgagttttttttattatatagttacgtAAAAGGGCCACCTGGTCACCACTGACTagagacaatggcgctgtaagaaatattgaccattccttacatcgacaatgcgtcACTAACCTTAGGAACGAAGATGTTTGGTCTCTTGTCCCGgttgttatactggctcattcactctGGAAACCGTCACAAgaatacttagtactgctgtGTGGCGCACATACTTGTCCTATAATAAAGTGCGTAGTCCACTGGTCTCTAATGAGATTAGCCGCTGTGACTGAAAACTCCATCAGTATACCTTAGTCCGCCTTTATAAACTTGGATTTTCTTATATTGAAAAGTGACCAATAGgatatttttccaataaaataaatttctaaaaaagtaaattagctATCTCTTAGTCGGTTTTCGAGCGCAGTTGGCGCCATTGAGTCCCACATAACACCCCCCCCCTCCCCGGCCCGTTATGCGGGGGAAAAGTATGAAAGCAAACAACGCGAGTGAAACTGCACTCGTTAAATTCTTGGTGTCGCCGATGATGCTTCGATTGGAATTAATTATTGTAGATTATTTCccatatctatttatattcatCCATATCTATTCTATATTaatcacgcgttctaaccactgggccatctcgagatggcccagtggttagaacgcgtgcatcttaaccgatgatctcgggttcaaaccaaggcaggcaccactgaattttcacgtgcttaatttgtatttataattcatctcgtgctcggcggtgaaggaaaacatcgtgacgaaacctgcatgtgtctaatttcaacgaaattctgccacatgtgtattccaccaacccgcattggagcagcgtggtcggatatgctccataccttctcctcaacgggagaggaggcccagcagtgggaaatttacaggctgattatatttcccatattaaatacttttgtgATATTTTCCAGGTGACCGTCATAAAAGCAGTGCTTGAAGGTATAATGGGACTCTTCAAGTATTTCGAGATGGAATTGCCGACGATGGAACTTAATACATTCTACGACAAGCTCGTCGGCTTCCTCGATCTGCCGAGATGTGAGACAAGTTAGTATACGTTGATCCTTGAATGTattgtttggtggtagggtATCGTGTGaacccgtctggttaggtaccacccttCATGTATACTACCGTCAAACAGCGATgctatgttccagtttgaagggtgagtctgttagtgtaactacagggacgaGGGAGAACAGTACCCAAAATgattggtgcattggcgatgtaaggaatgcttaatatttgttataatggcaatgtctatggatggtggtgaccacttaccatagtgtaacccatttgtccgtccgcctgcctatttaataataaaagaatgaGCTCAGTGTTAGACCCATCATCGTTAAAACAATTTCTTGAGGTTAGAAGACAAATTTTGCGTGACTTGGTTTtcgtattatgtttattatcagTTTAGAAACAATACTAGTATTTTGtgtctaatttaataataatttcgcaGTTTCGATTCATAAATGTCGTATCGTGTTAGTTTGGTAAATTGTAATTCGACATACGgccaatagatggcgctggTACATTTCTGAATCGCGGTATAGTTTCGTTAACATCAACAGCATAGTCAGAGAGTGGTTCTTCTCGATCGGTGTAAGGGTCAGGCCGAGCCTGGTTTTCGTAGATTTCCTCTTTACTCGAGCTTTTCCTCGTTAGCGGTAGCTTTAGTTATCGCGGAAATCTTTCAGGCCTGAAAGGTCAGGGTCGTACTCGTGACCCAGTGGTCGTCTGAGTTGGTATGCAATTTCCTGGTCGGAGTCATATCAGGTGCTAGTGCAAGTGAGGACAATTTGAGGAGAGTATCGATTACCGTCCGCCTGCCCGCAGCGGTGCTGTCGCTGCTGCAGCGCCACGCGCGGCTGTTCCGCGAGCGCGTGTGCGCGTGCGCGCGCGTGCGCGGCGCCGTGCGCGCGCGGCTGCGGGGCGCGGGGCGCGGGCGCGCGGGGCCGGCGCTGCGGGCGCTGcacgccgccgccgcgctcgtgGCGGACGACGCTCTGTTGCAGGTTACGTCCGATAGATATATATGTCCGGGTCCCTTGGACGTTCCGTCGTATGAAGCGTGtctataatgaaataaacataaaaaagttggtgaccaaattaaaaatgatgtcCTATCTAGTTATCTAAgtgtttgtattaatttatccaTCTCGCGTCATCATGTAAATTTTTGCTTTTTGCGATGACTTATTTTGACTATAACAATACGAATTAACAAACTCGAAATgcatattcaaatatagaatctcgaacttttttttttttttataaacgtaagTGCGACAGCGATTAGTGTGCGAGTGAGATAGCACGAGATCGTCGACCGTTAGCGATAATTTCGAACACGattttaatttcagaaaatTATCACCACTGAAATCGAACCACTTACGAAATCGGATAACTATTACGAAAAAATCACAGCGCTGTTCGTGTTGACGGACATGCACAGGAGCAAGGGTTTCGGGGATTTGAACGAATACATTGACATACAAGCGTTGGAGTTCGACATAAGACGTGGGAACATAAATTATGAGTCCTGTGAATCTGTAAGTATTcatataaaccataaaatataaatacatcaaatatataaatagattttcaaTATGTTGAAGTCGCTGTATTGAATATATAgacataatcataatcagcctgtaaatttcccactgctgggctaaggcctcctctcccgttgaggagaaggtatggagcatattccaacacgccgctccaatgcgggttggtggaatacacatgtggcagaatttcgttgaaattagacacatgcaggtttcctcacgatgttttccttcaccgccgagcacgagatgaattataaacacattaagcacatgtaaattcagtggtgcctgcctgggtttgaacccgaaatcatcggttaagatgcacgcgttctaaccaattggccatctcggcccagttaccataaaatatacatatatcaaataaataaatagattatcaataTGTTGAAGTCGCTGTATTGAATATGTAGACATTTTATTGCCAAtattattttgacgacctccgtggtcgagtagtgtgtacagcgGTTTTCACGGATACGCCACTCCTGGGTCCCGAGTTCGAACCCAAAGAAGGACATACTAGTTTTTTATACCTACCTACCCCCCACAACTGTCATTTGCGTAATGACAGTTAAAAGTGATTgtaaaaatcaaattcaaagtattatttattcaagtaggcttttacaagcacttttaaattgtcattttacaaactatattaagttaaactaccaccgtttccgaatgtagattctaccgagaagaaccggcaagaaactcagtacttactctttttaaacatttaaaatgcaaagttatgttagttaaatacaattatatatgtatgttatgtctcctgcctggaagtcaacaagcattaactccacgcttttttatcatctgtataatcttgtatcgaataatatgctttatttatttattaatgtagtcCTTTACgaatgatttgattttatgaatcttaattaatgttttctaaTTATTGGCTGTTAGTAAGCGTTGTAATTAATATGTTTCAGGTTTCATGGTGTGTCCAGTCAAACATTCTCTACAGTGATCGTCTCCTACAAACAGCCATTATGTTCTACGACAAGTTCATAGAATTGAAACGCAAAGAAGTCATAATACATTCAATCTTACAAGCGAATAAGGAGGTTAGATATGTGAGTATTCAAggagg
Above is a genomic segment from Vanessa tameamea isolate UH-Manoa-2023 chromosome 29, ilVanTame1 primary haplotype, whole genome shotgun sequence containing:
- the LOC113399232 gene encoding uncharacterized protein LOC113399232 — protein: MDEWESVVKSYQESSDPKNITKVLKSAEIVLLEDLASFETEWFLSTLFRQPINLLNKVSEQRLNNDWSKFTINSFKLIGDIVTKYDSAVIYYEDIVTLCLLPYDAQTRQQALSCLTSVVTRSPLGARDLNQHLIALEMATTCKAPLAVLIGAICEHHPDVVEAQMTNIWRVFLNLLDSNKHTVTVIKAVLEGIMGLFKYFEMELPTMELNTFYDKLVGFLDLPRCETTVLSLLQRHARLFRERVCACARVRGAVRARLRGAGRGRAGPALRALHAAAALVADDALLQVTSDRYICPGPLDVPSYEACL